The proteins below are encoded in one region of Helianthus annuus cultivar XRQ/B chromosome 2, HanXRQr2.0-SUNRISE, whole genome shotgun sequence:
- the LOC110890198 gene encoding DNA-binding protein HEXBP-like, giving the protein MDKMKFCGDFMKTERMKINRFYGVLKAEFREFITPSKCETLDELINLARDGEIEIKRQEERGEKRPSEKGASSSPSKKGKNQEQGRKDKSKGGITPCKTCGKLHTGECLLGKKGCYKCGKEGHSSYQCPNNPKTCFSCFERGHVKSECPKLQQEPKKEDKKQEGSKAKGRMF; this is encoded by the coding sequence ATGGATAAGATGAAATTCTGTGGGGATTTTATGAAGActgaaaggatgaagatcaatcGCTTTTACGGGGTATTAAAGGCGGAGTTTAGGGAGTTCATCACTCCTTCGAAATGTGAAACCCTTGATGAGCTTATCAACCTGGCACGGGATGGAGAAATCGAAATCAAGAGACAAGAAGAACGTGGTGAAAAGAGACCCAGTGAAAAGGGTGCAAGTTCGAGTCCATCTAAAAAGGGGAAGAATCAAGAGCAAGGAAGGAAGGATAAGTCAAAGGGGGGTATTACTCCTTGCAAGACTTGTGGAAAACTTCATACTGGCGAGTGTCTGTTAGGCAAGAAGGGATGTTACAAATGTGGTAAGGAGGGACATTCATCTTACCAATGCCCGAACAACCCGAAGACTTGTTTTAGTTGTTTTGAAAGGGGGCACGTTAAATCGGAGTGCCCTAAACTTCAGCAAGAACCGAAAAAGGaagataagaagcaagagggttCTAAAGCTAAAGGGAGGATGTTCTAA